The sequence TAAAGGCATAGCAAGTTGCAGTTTATTCTGCACCTGTACTTGCGCGATATCAGGGTCAGTACCTGCTTCAAAGGTCAGAGTGATATTCATCATACCCGCTGAGTCACTGGTCGCAGACATATACACCATGTTATCGATACCGTTCATATTCTGTTCGATAACTTGGGTAACGGTGTTCTGCACAGTGGTGGCATCAGCACCCGGATAAACCGCAGAGATAGAAATCGCTGGCGGTGCAATCGTTGGATACTGGGCAACAGGCAATTTGATGAGTGCCAGAAGACCTGCGAGCATGGTAATTATCGCAATTACCCACGCAAATATCGGTCTATCTATAAAAAACTTAGGCATGGATCACCGACTCCTTATTGAGGATTCTTAGCTGGCTCAGTTTGTTCAGGTGATGGCTTCGCATCTAAATTCTCTTCTTGAGGCGTTACTGTCATTTTGGGTTTTGCTTTTTGCAAACCTGAAACGATAACGCGCTCACCAGCCTGAACACCACTATTAACGAGCCATTTATTACCAACAGCTTGTGACACATTGATGGTACGAACTTCAACAACATTATCTTTGTTAACAACCATCGTTGTTGCTTCACCACGAGCTGTACGAATAACGGCCTGCTGTGGGATCAAAACTGCATTTTGACGAATACCATTTTCTAATTTAGTACGAACAAACATACCCGGTAATAATTCCCCATTCGGGTTAGGTACGATCGCACGCATCGTAATTGAGCCTGTTGTTTCATCAACAGTCACATCAGAAAACTCTAAATGACCTTTCTGTGCGTAAGTCTGCCCATTAGTCAATGTTAAATGAACAACAGGTTTGCCTTGCTCTTGACGAATAACGCCACTTTCAATTTCATTTTTAAGTTTCAGGTAGTCTTCACTCGATTGCGTCACATTGACATAAATCGGATCAATTTGCTGAACCGTTGTCAGTGCAACTTGCTGACCTGGAGCGACAAGCGCACCTTCTGTCACCGTTGACTTACCTGAACGACCTGAAATTGGTGCTGTTACTTTGGTATAATCAAGATTAATTTTTGCAGTTGTTACAGCGGCTTCGCCTGCTTTAACAGCAGCAACAGCTTGTGCGTACTGAGACGTTGCAGTATCAAAATCTTGTTTACTGATATAGTTTGTACCCAGCAGAGGCTTATAACGCTCCACAGTGAGACGCGCTATTTCAGCATTAGCTTTAGCTTTCACTAGTTCAGCTTGTGCACTATTTAAAGTTGCTTCAAACATAGCTGGGTCGATTTGGTACAAAGATGTACCTGCTTCTACATAGCTACCTTCGGTGTAATTGCGTTTTAAAATAATGCCGCCAACTTGAGGACGAACTTCAGCAATACGGAAGGCTGATGTACGACCAGGTAAATCAGTGGTGATTGTCAGAGCTTCCGCTCCTAAAGTCACAACACCTACAGCCGGAGCAGGGGGTGGCCCCCCAGCAGACTGTTTAGCTTTGTCGTCACATCCAGCAAGAACCAAGCTGCCTGATAGCACTAACAGAGCCAGAGGCAAAACCCCTCTGTTTTTTCGCATAAGAAAACCTCTATTCAAACGTTGTTTCCCGGGATAAAAATAATTAAGTTGATGATTGATTGCGATGTATAGTACAAACATACATGAATGTATGTAAATTAACTTCAGTCAAAATCGAGGATTAATGGCACGAAAAACTAAACGGCAGGCACAAGAAACAAAACAGCAGATTATTGATGCTGCACTTAGGCTGTTTACTGTGCAAGGCGTTTCTGCCACATCACTTTCAGATATTGCTGCCGAAGCAGGTGTTACTCGTGGCGCAATATATTGGCACTTTAAAAACAAAGTGGATTTATTTACTGAAGCGTGCGAACTCACCGACTTAAAAATAGAATCTTTAGAAATAGAGTATCAAACAAAATACCCAGATGATCCACTATTTGTATTAAGAGAATTGCTTATTTACATATTGACATCAATTGTCGAAGATCCCAAACATAATGCATTATTAGAAATATATTTCCATAAATGCGAATTTGTCGGTGAAATGACACCAATTGTTGAAATTCGCAGAGAATTGTGTGCAGCGGATTACTCTAGAATAGAACAATCTTTCTCTCGTTGTATTGAAAAAAAACAGCTTCCAGCCAACCTTAATTTAAGAAGAGCTGCCATTATGTTAAGAGCTATGATGACAGGTCTTGCCGAAAATTGGTTATTTTCACCAGAAAGTTTTTCTATCAAAGATGAAAGTCAATATTTGGTTGATAGCTTTATTGATATGATAAAGCACAGCGCAAATATGAGAATATCTGCGTCATCTTAATTTATTATTAAACTTGAGGAAGATGTTTATGAGTAAGGTATTAGTTATTGCTAATGGTGCAGCTTATGGCAATGAATCATTATTTAACGCACTGCGTTTATCAATAACATTAAAAGAACAGCATCCAGAAACGGAATTAAATATTTTTTTAATGTCAGATGCTGTGACTGGGGCTTTAGCTCACCAACACCCGAAAGAAGGCTATAACTTACAGCAAATGTTAGAAATTCTGACAGCGCAAAATGTTCCAGTTAAATTATGTAAAACATGCACAGATACTCGTGGTATCAGTGAGTTACCCCTCGTGGATGGTGCTGAATTAGGCACATTAGTGGACTTAGCTCAGTGGACATTAGAGGCTGATAAAATTCTGACTTTCTGATCACGATTTCATTTTCTCAGGCGAGAAATAACCTAAGCAACTTGTTCTATTTACACTGCCAATTTAAAGGAATTGGATTATAATTAGAAACAGTTTTTCAATATTAATTGAACAAGTTGCTTAACTATGCGTACTCATATTTTTTTTGCTCAATTCAGTAATCGAATAATGACGAGTATTTTCGGCGCGATTATTGCGTTTATTTTTTGGAGTTTCTCCATCACCTCAGTTTTCGCTGTGACACCTAGTAATTTACCCACCCAAGACAGTATTCAAAACCAGCTTAATTTATTAAACAAACGCAGTGAGCTAAGTGCAGAAGATAAATTAACGATTGCTGATTTGGAACAATCTCTTTTATTACTTGATAACATCCAACAGCTAGAAAAAAAGTCAGTAAATTATGATAAAACCGTAGAGCAATTACCTGAAAAACTGCGTAATGCACAATATCAACTGAATCAGTTAAAGCAGAGAGTCGCTAATAAAGAAGTAGAAGATTATCAAAAATCACTAGAAGCATTACCGTTAACAACGTTAGAGTCACAATTAGAGACGGTCTTACAATCATTACAAAAAGCGCAAGACGATTTAGCAAATTACAGCAATGAACTTATTGTGTTACAAACACAACCAGAAAGGGCACAATCTGTTTTATTTAATAACTCAGAAAGACTGCAACAAATAAGAATATTATTGAATAAAAGTAGTGCGGATAAAGCACAAATGCGATCTTCTGCCGTACAATTGTTACAATTAGAGCAATATTATCTTCAACAACAGAATAATTATCAAAAGCGCACCTTACAATCTAATGTGCAGTTACAAAGTTTATTACAACTCCAACGTGATTATAGTTCTGCTTACATCGATCTTTCCCAAGAACATGCTCAACTTATCCAAGACGAGATTAGTGATAAGCGTTTAGATAGTTCAGAAGAAACGGCGAAAGAAGCGCAAAGTACGGGACTTGAAAATCAGGCAATTAATAATAATCCTTTTTATTTAGCACAAACAGAAATCAATAAACATCTCAGTGATAAGCTGATTGTTACAACGCAAAATAATAATGAGCTAAATCGTCATAGCCTGATGGTTAAAAATCGTTTAGACAGAGCTATTCAATCTGAACGAAATTTAAAAGAACAAATTGATGTGCTAAAAGGAAGTTTATTACTTTCTCGTATTTTATTTGAAGAGCAAGTTGATTTACCTGATGGTATTTTCATTAATAACCTGCCCGATAAAATTGCGGATTTACGCTTAGAACAGTTTGAAATAAACAAACAACGCGATCAGATAATACAGCCCAGTATTTATATTGATCAGTTGATGAATGAGTACCAAGCCACTCATCCTGAAGCGACGGATCCTAATGCACAAAAAGAGTTACGTAGTGCATTAGAATCACTTGTTGATGCTAGACGTGAATTACTTGATAAGCTTAACAATCAATTGGGCAATCAAATCTCAGGTTCAATTAATCTACAAATGGACCAACAACAATTACGTAGTGTGGTTAGTTCACTCGAAAACACATTGGCTCAGCAAATTTTCTGGGTAAGCAGTAATAAGCCGATTAATCTTAATTGGTTTTCAACATTCCCCGCTCAGGCTGTTGCCGAGTTTCAAGGTTTTAAACTCAATTGGTCAAATGAAAATCTGCTGATCGGGGCTAAGAAATCACTGCCTGTTCTTATTGCGTTAATTTTGTTCGGTTCAATACTGATCTGGCAACGTAAAAAACTTGATATTCAGTTTGAAAAACTCAATGGGGATATAAATAAACTTAATAAAGATTCGCAGTTACATACGCCACTTGCACTGGGCATTGTTTTTCTAAAAACATTACCTTTGTCTTGTTTTGTCTTAGCGATTGGATATTGGCTAATAAATAGCTTTAATGTACAACAAGAATTTATCTGGTCCTTCGCTTGGCAATTTGCGGTATTTTGGCTGATGTTTGAATGGTCTTATCGCTTAATGTCTGACAATGGGGTTGCCGTAAAACATTTTAAAATACCCGTAGAACGAGTCCAGCAAAACCGTAAACGTTTATTGCGACTTTCTCTTCCTATGTTGCCTATTATTCTACTTTCTGCTTATGGGATTAATAATCCATTACTGCTGGTGGGTGATGTTATTGGGCAGTTGGTTGCCATTATTTCATTATTGGGTATTAGTTTCTTCGCACTGCCATTTTGCCGTGAAATGTGGCAAGAAAAAGGCAACCATGTTGTTAGAACCGTAGTGATTACGTTATTAACGTTTTCACCTTTAATTTTAATGGGATTAGTGATTTTTGGTTATTACTATACGGCGTTACGTTTAGCAAATCGTTGGATTGATAGTTTATATCTGCTTATGTTGTGGTTTATTGCTTATCACGCCAGTTTACGCGGATTAACTGTTGCGGCTAGAAGACTTGCATATCGCCGCGCTCTTGAACGTAGGCAAGCGATGTTAAAAGAGAAAAAAGAAGGTGAAGATAACAGCCTTGAACCTATTCAAGAGCCACCAATGGATATGGATCAAATCAATCAGCAATCATTAAGACTGACAACGATGATCTTATTTATCATCTTTGCTTCGAGTTTCTATGGGATCTGGTCTGATTTTATTACGGTCTTTACTTATTTAGATGGAATAACACTTTGGAGTTACACATTACCGACAGAACTCGGTAATGTGGTTAAGGCAGTGACTGTTGCAGATTTATTATTGTCTGTTTCTATTATGGCAATTTCTTGGTTTATGACACGAAATTTACCAGGTTTATTAGAGGTATTAATTTTATCTCGTATAAAACTGCAACAAGGTGCGTCTTACGCGATCACAACTATTTTGACCTACATTATTATTGCTATCGGGACCATCGTATCACTGGGAATATTAGGTGTAGCATGGGAAAAACTGCAATGGTTGGCGGCAGCTTTAACGGTGGGTTTAGGATTTGGTTTACAAGAGATATTTGCAAACTTTGTGTCCGGCTTAATCATTTTGTTCGAAAGACCCGTCAGAATTGGTGATACGGTTACTATTGGTACTTATTCTGGCACGGTAAGTCGAATTCGTATTAGAGCAACGACAGTGACTGACTTTGATCGCAAAGAAGTGATTATTCCAAATAAAGCGTTTGTAACTGAACGGCTTATTAACTGGACATTATCTGATACGGTGACACGTATTATTATTCAAGTGGGTGTTGCTTATGGATCTGATCTCAATAAGGTCAAAGAGATCTTAATGAAGGCCGCTAAAGATAATGTCAGAGTGATGACGGAACCAGAACCTGTGGTGTTATTTACTGAATTTGGGGCAAGTACCCTGAATCATGAGTTGCGTTTTTATGTCAGAACATTAGGTGATAGAAGTATTGCAATAGATGAAGTTAATCGTGCTATTGATAAGCTATGTAATGAAAATAATATCAATATTGCGTTTAATCAACTTGATGTGTATTTGCATAATAAACAAGGTGATGAAGTACAAGAGATAAAACGTCCTCTTGATGGTTCAACACCTGAAGCCAATACGCCTTTTGCTTAATTAAAGGGATGAATGAGTAGATTGTGCCGCTAATTTTTCTTCATAATCTAGGCGCACAATCTCGAGAGCTTCTAGTGCTGTTTTAGGATCAATATGGTGGCTTTCAAGTAAATAGATAAGATCGACTGCCAATTGAATAGACTCTGGTGCTTCTTTTAAGCTCATTATTACTCCTATTAAAATTTATCTTCTTGTTTCTCAATGCCTTTTTCGATAGAGAATAGCGCATTTTTACAGCGTGCAAGGCGATTTTCAAGCGCGGCAATCTCTTTTTGTAGCGCTTGTTGTTTCATAAAGCTCTGTGCTTGTGTTAATGAAAGCTCTCTATCTTGGATCATGGCTTGTAATCGACGCTCATAATCCTGATGTTGGGCAAGTTTTTGGTATAAATCGACACTTTTTTTTCGTTGAGTAAGCTGGTTCTCTTGCTTTCTTAGTGTTTGTGTCGATAATTCACGAGTTAATGCTTCAATTTGTTGTAGGATTTGTGTGGCCAGAAATTTAACCTGCTGGCTTCGTTGTGCCTCAACACAAGCGATTAACTGAGTAAAATTATCGCGGATCTGTTGCATATAGCCGCCAAGAGAATCACTTCGGCGGTGGAATAGTGCTGTGTCGAAGCAAGGTGCTGCAATTTTTTTGTTTGCAATAGGTGCCACTGTTTCGGCTAGATTGTCTATCTGTTTTTTAAACAAGCTTAAAGGATCGGGTTTATTCATCGGTTTCTTGTCCCTGTTTTAATAAAAACATGAATTGACTTAAAGCAACAAAAAAGAGTTGTTAATTGGCTTTCTGTTGCATTTTAACGGCATATTGCATAGATTCTATCGTTTCGTTTTTTATTATGGCACTGATTATGACTGCTAACGCGCAACAACTGCAATTTATTAAAGACAGTATTGAAACCATTCCAGATTATCCAAAAGAAGGGATATTATTCCGTGATATTACTACATTATTGGATAATCCTGCCGCATATCAGGCAACCATTGATTTATTGGTAGAACATTACCAAGGTCAGGGTATCACTAAAGTTGTGGGTACCGAAGCGCGCGGCTTCCTATTTGGTGCTCCTGTCGCTTTACGCCTAGGGGTTGGTTTTGTTCCTGTTCGTAAAAAAGGTAAATTGCCTCGCGAAACGCTCAGTGAAACTTATGATCTGGAATATGGCACAGATACTTTAGAGATCCACAAAGATAGCATTACGGATCAAGACAAAGTATTAATGGTTGATGATTTACTGGCAACAGGTGGCACCATTGAAGCAACTGCTCGTCTTATCCGCCGTTTAGGTGGGACTGTGACAGAAGCTGCATTCATTATCTGCTTACCTGATTTAGGCGGTATCGAACGCTTAGAAAAACAAGGTATTCACAGCTTTACATTGGTTAATTTTCCAGGACATTAATATCTTCACTGTTTAGAGATGGGCGAATTAAGTTCTTATCTTAAACACAAGTAAGAGTGCGGGTGTTTATATATCTTTTATAAGTTTTTCTATTTTTATAAATGTATATTGCCCGCACAATTGTGACTTCTTACTTTATCTAAAATTTCTGCTGGTTCTTTCATCAATATCTCATTTGTTTCTTACAGATCTCGCTCAATAGGTCGCCCCTGTGTTAGCATAGAGACAAATCTCGTTCAAATTTAGCGGAATCAATGAGCTATCAGGTACTTGCCCGTAAGTGGCGCCCACAAACTTTTAACGATGTTGTTGGTCAACGTCATGTGTTGACTGCTTTAGCTAATGGTCTTGATCATCAGCGACTTCATCATGCCTATCTTTTTTCTGGCACAAGAGGTGTCGGAAAAACCACTATTGCCCGATTATTTGCTAAAGGGCTTAATTGTGAAACAGGCATTACGAGTAAACCTTGTGGTCAATGTGCAAATTGCCTTGAAATAGAACAAGGGCGTTTCGTTGATTTAATTGAAATCGATGCGGCATCTCGAACTAAGGTAGAAGATACCCGTGAACTTTTGGATAATGTCCAGTACGCGCCAGCACGTGGACGCTTTAAGGTCTACTTGATTGACGAAGTTCACATGCTTTCTCGTCACAGTTTTAATGCGTTACTAAAAACATTAGAAGAGCCGCCAGAACACGTTAAATTTTTATTAGCGACGACAGATCCACAAAAATTACCTGTCACAATATTATCGCGTTGCCTGCAATTTCATTTGCGAGCCTTAGATATTGACCAAATTGCGACACAACTCGAAAAAGTGCTTTCAGCAGAGCATATTGAAAATGATGTGCGAGCACGTCAACTTATTGCTCGTGCCGCTGATGGCAGTATGCGAGATGCGTTAAGCTTAACTGACCAAGCTATTGCAAGTGGCGAAGGTGTTGTCAGCGCGGAAGTGGTTAGCCAAATGCTGGGTACTATTGATGACGCTCAACCTTTAGCATTGATTGAAGCGCTGGTAAAAGCAGATGGTCAGCAGGTCATGTCGCTGGTTAATGAAGTTGCTTCAAGAGGTACTGACTGGGAAAATTTCTTGGTTGAAACACTCTCATTATTGCATCAAATTGCGATGTTGCAGTTATTACCTAGTGAAGAAAATCCTCAAGAGCAATTTACTCAAGAACGTTTACGTTTATTGGCTAAATCGGTTTCTCCACAAGATCTACAGCTCTATTATCAAACCTTATTAGTTGGGCGAAAAGAACTGGCTTATGCGCCAGATAGACGCATGGGGGTTGAAATGACGCTACTACGTGCGCTTGCTTTTCATCCTAAAACAGTGATTGATGAAATACCTTCTGCGCCATTAGCACAAACGTTACCTTCAGCATCATTGCCTACAAATAGAATGTCTGAACATTATGCTCCACAAACGGTGCAGACGCATTCGTCTCAAATGGCTCACCCATCTTCTTCACCAAAAGAAAATAGTGCTTCATTAGGCAATAGTCCCGCAGCGCAACTTTTAAGAGCAAGGCAGGCAATAAAGGGGTCGGAACAGCAAACCCCGCCAAAAAAGTCTGAACCGGCGACGCCTAATCGGGCTAAGCCGGCTGCTAGTGCATTAGAGCGGCTAGCAGCCGTGAGTGAAAAACGCCAGCAAGCTGCGAAGCGTCAAACTAATGCACCTGAAAAAAAGAAAAAAGAAGCGTATCAGTGGCGTCCGCAAAACCCTGAGCTCATGTCAACGCAAGAGACGGTTTCTTCACCTAAAGAGATCAAAGAAGTTCTCGAGTATGAAAAAACACCTGAATTAGCAGCAAAAATTGCTAAAGAGTCGCAAGAAAGAGATGCTTGGGCGGCTGAAATTGACAAAATGCCATTACCTAAATTGGTGCAACAACTGGCATTAAATGCGTATAAAGAGACCGTAAGCGAAGAAAACGTTATTTTGCATTTACGAACTAAACAGAAACATTTAAATTCAGCAAATGCGTTACGCACGCTCACTAATGCGTTAAGTGAATTGCATGGAAAAGCAATTTCACTCACAATTATAGAAGATGATGATCCAGCGGTAAAAACGCCGTTGGAGTGGCGACAAGCCATTTATGATGAAAAATTGGCGTTATCGCGTCAATCGATTATTACGGATAAAACGATTCAAACATTACAGCAATATTTTGATGCTGAATTGGATGAAGAGAGTATCCGACCTGTTTAATCGCAACATGTTGTATGACTTCATACTGTGTGGCTTTTACAAAGAGAGACAATTATGTTCGGAAAAGGTGGTTTGGGTAATCTGATGAAGCAAGCCCAACAAATGCAAGAAAAAATGCAACAAATGCAAGAAGAGATCGCAAACTTAGAAGTGACAGGTGAATCTGGCGCTGGCTTAGTTAAGATCACTATCAATGGTGCTCATAATTGCCGTCGTGTTGAAATCGATCCTAGCCTGCTAGAAGATGACAAAGAGATGCTGGAAGATCTGATTGCTGCTGCCTTTAATGATGCTGCGCGTCGTATTGATGAAACACAAAAAGAAAGAATGGCCTCTGTTTCTAATGGAATGCAATTGCCGCCAGGCTTTAAGATGCCATTCTAATGCAAACTAGCCCACTTCTTGAATCATTAATGGAAGCGTTGCGTTGTTTACCCGGTGTTGGGCCTAAATCAGCGCAACGAATGGCTTTCCAACTACTTCAACGTGATAGAAGCGGTGGTATGCGACTTGCACAAGCACTCACGCGTGCAATGTCTGAAATTGGTCATTGCTGTGATTGCCGGACTTTTACTGAAGAAGAGCGTTGCACCATTTGTGCTAATGTTCGCCGTCAGCAAAATGGGCAAATTTGTGTTGTTGAAAGTCCTGCGGATATTCATGCTATCGAGCAGACAGGGCAGTTTGCAGGTCGATACTTTGTTTTAATGGGGCATTTATCCCCTTTAGATGGTATTGGACCTATGGATATTGGTTTAGATAGACTTGAAGAGCGCTTAAGCCAAGAGACTATTTCTGAAGTGATCTTAGCGACAAACCCGACCGTTGAAGGTGAGGCAACAGCCAATTATATTGCTGAAATTTGTGCGCAGTATGATATTGCCGCTAGCCGAATCGCTCATGGGGTTCCTGTGGGAGGCGAGCTTGAAATGGTCGATGGAACAACGCTTTCACACTCTATTGCTGGACGCCAAAAAATCCACTATTAACATCATAAATAGTTTATTAAAAAAGCACCTTTTACAAGATGTAATCAGGTGCTTTTTTTCATCTGAAATCATGAAAATGGCCTCAATTTTAATTTAAAACATCGGGTTTTAAATCTTAAAGCTTATTGTTTTTCAGAAATATCTTTATCTTCACTTTATTATTTTTTCTTTCTGATGAATTTTGCGTCTTTATGTTACATTAATAATTATCATGAAAAATAATAACTGAATGATGGAGCATCTTATGATCCCTGACGTAGCCTTAGTTGATAATAGTGAACAAAGAACCCCTCTGATCTTAGTGCTAGATAGCTCTGGTAGTATGTATGGGCAGCCTATTCAACAATTAAATGAAGGTCTTAAGCTACTTGAACAAGAATTAAAAAATGATGTTATTGCAGCGAAACGTGTGCGTATTTTAGTCATTGAATATGGTGGATATGATCAATGTACTGTTCATGGCGATTGGAAAGATGCGATGGATTTTACGGCACCTGTTTTGGAGGCAAATGGCACAACCCCGATGGGGCAAGCCATTACGCTAGCACTTGAAGAAATTGAAGCTGAAAAACAGCGCTTTAAACAAGCAGGTGTGGCTTATACTCGTCCTTGGTTATTTTTAATGTCTGATGGTGTTCCGACAGACCAATGGGAACACGCCGCGCAGCTTTGTCGTCAAGCAGAAGAAAATCAAAAAACAGCGGTATTTCCTATAATGGTTGATGGTGCATCAGCAGAGGTCATGGGAAGCTTTAGCCGTAATGGTGTTAATGGTGTGAAAATGCTTAAAGGACTGCAATTTAAAGAATTGTTCTTGTGGCTAAGCGCCAGTATGCAGGTGGTTTCTCAATCAACACCAGGTGGTACGGCACAATTACCTTCAACTGATTCTTGGGCGAGTGTACCTGTTTGATGAATGATTGGTTAGCTTATGGGGCATCTGTGACAGGTATTGCCCATCAAGAGCGTCAAATTCCCTGTCAGGATGCTTATTTTATTCGTCGTAAAGGTGAGTATCTTATCGCCGCTGTTTGTGACGGTGCAGGCTCTTCTCGTTATAGCGAACAAGGTGCTCAGCTTGTTGCTCGGTTATTTACGCTACGCATTACAGAGTGGCCAAACATTGATTTGTTAACCGAAAAACAGATAACGCAAGGGGCTAAACAAGTTATTGAAGATATTCGCCTCCAGCTGGCGGAATATGCAGAAATAAAGCAGTGTGCGCTTAATGAATATGCATCAACACTAGTGGCATGTTGGGTTGGTGATGATAGTGGCTATTTATTCCATTTAGGTGATGGTATTGCTGTGGTGGAATACAGTGATGGTACACGTTATGTATCACAGCCTGAAAATGGGGAATATGCAAATCAAACATGGTTTGTGACATCAGAAAATTGGGAATCGCATCTACGCGTTATTCCCCTCAATAAACCGGTAAAACAGGTTATTTTGATGTCAGATGGTGTACAGCCTTTTGCCATGAATAAAACGTGTGATGCTTTGTATGAACCCTTTATTACTCCCGTGCTCCGTTATTTAAAAACAGTATCAGAAGAGAGCGGAAGTGAGGCATTAGCAGGGACTTTAGCTGATCCTCGAACACATTCAATTACAGGCGATGATAAAACCTTAATTATTTGTATCAGGGATGAAGCGTTGTGGTAAAAGCGAGAAAAAAAGGGATAGTTCAACTTGTATCTAGTCAATTACAAGATGAAAACGGTAAGATTTATCAAATAGGTGATTTGATAAAAAGCGGAGGGGCTGGCAGTGTTAGCCATATTAATAACGCAC comes from Proteus vulgaris and encodes:
- a CDS encoding efflux RND transporter periplasmic adaptor subunit; its protein translation is MRKNRGVLPLALLVLSGSLVLAGCDDKAKQSAGGPPPAPAVGVVTLGAEALTITTDLPGRTSAFRIAEVRPQVGGIILKRNYTEGSYVEAGTSLYQIDPAMFEATLNSAQAELVKAKANAEIARLTVERYKPLLGTNYISKQDFDTATSQYAQAVAAVKAGEAAVTTAKINLDYTKVTAPISGRSGKSTVTEGALVAPGQQVALTTVQQIDPIYVNVTQSSEDYLKLKNEIESGVIRQEQGKPVVHLTLTNGQTYAQKGHLEFSDVTVDETTGSITMRAIVPNPNGELLPGMFVRTKLENGIRQNAVLIPQQAVIRTARGEATTMVVNKDNVVEVRTINVSQAVGNKWLVNSGVQAGERVIVSGLQKAKPKMTVTPQEENLDAKPSPEQTEPAKNPQ
- the acrR gene encoding multidrug efflux transporter transcriptional repressor AcrR — translated: MARKTKRQAQETKQQIIDAALRLFTVQGVSATSLSDIAAEAGVTRGAIYWHFKNKVDLFTEACELTDLKIESLEIEYQTKYPDDPLFVLRELLIYILTSIVEDPKHNALLEIYFHKCEFVGEMTPIVEIRRELCAADYSRIEQSFSRCIEKKQLPANLNLRRAAIMLRAMMTGLAENWLFSPESFSIKDESQYLVDSFIDMIKHSANMRISASS
- a CDS encoding DsrE/DsrF/TusD sulfur relay family protein; the encoded protein is MSKVLVIANGAAYGNESLFNALRLSITLKEQHPETELNIFLMSDAVTGALAHQHPKEGYNLQQMLEILTAQNVPVKLCKTCTDTRGISELPLVDGAELGTLVDLAQWTLEADKILTF
- the mscK gene encoding mechanosensitive channel MscK — encoded protein: MRTHIFFAQFSNRIMTSIFGAIIAFIFWSFSITSVFAVTPSNLPTQDSIQNQLNLLNKRSELSAEDKLTIADLEQSLLLLDNIQQLEKKSVNYDKTVEQLPEKLRNAQYQLNQLKQRVANKEVEDYQKSLEALPLTTLESQLETVLQSLQKAQDDLANYSNELIVLQTQPERAQSVLFNNSERLQQIRILLNKSSADKAQMRSSAVQLLQLEQYYLQQQNNYQKRTLQSNVQLQSLLQLQRDYSSAYIDLSQEHAQLIQDEISDKRLDSSEETAKEAQSTGLENQAINNNPFYLAQTEINKHLSDKLIVTTQNNNELNRHSLMVKNRLDRAIQSERNLKEQIDVLKGSLLLSRILFEEQVDLPDGIFINNLPDKIADLRLEQFEINKQRDQIIQPSIYIDQLMNEYQATHPEATDPNAQKELRSALESLVDARRELLDKLNNQLGNQISGSINLQMDQQQLRSVVSSLENTLAQQIFWVSSNKPINLNWFSTFPAQAVAEFQGFKLNWSNENLLIGAKKSLPVLIALILFGSILIWQRKKLDIQFEKLNGDINKLNKDSQLHTPLALGIVFLKTLPLSCFVLAIGYWLINSFNVQQEFIWSFAWQFAVFWLMFEWSYRLMSDNGVAVKHFKIPVERVQQNRKRLLRLSLPMLPIILLSAYGINNPLLLVGDVIGQLVAIISLLGISFFALPFCREMWQEKGNHVVRTVVITLLTFSPLILMGLVIFGYYYTALRLANRWIDSLYLLMLWFIAYHASLRGLTVAARRLAYRRALERRQAMLKEKKEGEDNSLEPIQEPPMDMDQINQQSLRLTTMILFIIFASSFYGIWSDFITVFTYLDGITLWSYTLPTELGNVVKAVTVADLLLSVSIMAISWFMTRNLPGLLEVLILSRIKLQQGASYAITTILTYIIIAIGTIVSLGILGVAWEKLQWLAAALTVGLGFGLQEIFANFVSGLIILFERPVRIGDTVTIGTYSGTVSRIRIRATTVTDFDRKEVIIPNKAFVTERLINWTLSDTVTRIIIQVGVAYGSDLNKVKEILMKAAKDNVRVMTEPEPVVLFTEFGASTLNHELRFYVRTLGDRSIAIDEVNRAIDKLCNENNINIAFNQLDVYLHNKQGDEVQEIKRPLDGSTPEANTPFA
- the rsmS gene encoding pleiotropic regulatory protein RsmS, whose translation is MSLKEAPESIQLAVDLIYLLESHHIDPKTALEALEIVRLDYEEKLAAQSTHSSL
- the priC gene encoding primosomal replication protein PriC, whose translation is MNKPDPLSLFKKQIDNLAETVAPIANKKIAAPCFDTALFHRRSDSLGGYMQQIRDNFTQLIACVEAQRSQQVKFLATQILQQIEALTRELSTQTLRKQENQLTQRKKSVDLYQKLAQHQDYERRLQAMIQDRELSLTQAQSFMKQQALQKEIAALENRLARCKNALFSIEKGIEKQEDKF
- the apt gene encoding adenine phosphoribosyltransferase, giving the protein MTANAQQLQFIKDSIETIPDYPKEGILFRDITTLLDNPAAYQATIDLLVEHYQGQGITKVVGTEARGFLFGAPVALRLGVGFVPVRKKGKLPRETLSETYDLEYGTDTLEIHKDSITDQDKVLMVDDLLATGGTIEATARLIRRLGGTVTEAAFIICLPDLGGIERLEKQGIHSFTLVNFPGH